CGTACAACTTGGTTTGTCGCGAATAAAAGGCATGCTTACTCTAGCCCTTCCAATTATGCATAAACATAACAAAAATCGTGCAACATGTGTCTATTGGTTTTGAAGATTGACCAACTACACATTTGAACCACATAAGTTCAGTATTGCTGACAACTCATACGTTCTACAATATCTACTTAACTACCTCGAAACTTGATAGCTTTGTACTCTAGAAACATCTACCAACCTTTATCTTTCCAAATTATACGGTTGAAACACTCGACCAAATCTAGTAGGTAATTAAGAATACTATCAGCAAGAGAACACATAAATACACAATAATGTATTACACTACAATACAATAATGTTTAGTTTTGATATTGTTGAACCTTGTTGTGTTGTGTTGTGCTCATTTTATAATCTTCTACAAAAACTTTGTCACATAAGGTTAAAAAAGGAAGGCAAAACATATTTATGCATGTAGGATCACTGTAATCCAGCGCAACGCTAAACTCAATCTATAGGAAGCATAAATTAGTTTATGTAATAAAGCAATTTTTTTGCTTAGATTTTGGAGAAATCCTCACTATAGCTAAAATAATTTTAAGCACCCAAATTATTTTACACAAAAATATGTTGAAATGTATTCAAATCTAATACACCGGCATGCATTTGTAGTGACAGATATTTATATAGTTTTATGTAAGTGTCATTCTTACTGATACACTCTTCCATATATGACATATATACAACTATGACGAGTATAGTTAGTATGAAATAAAAGAGTTCAATATAAATAAGGGAACCTTTAGGGATCGGATTATTGATCACTAGGTTCCTATCAAATCAGTAGCAAGCCATCGCATGGTAGCCCGTATGTCGCTTGATTATGAGTGAGACTGGCCCACATCTTTCATGGATAGTTTCCAAAAAATGGAGTATGATAAAATAGATTAtgtgaaatttcctaatatttctataaatatttagaaaatcaaatcaactattttTGTATATTTAGGAAACTAATTTTTGGTGATAAGGAGACTAATAATTCTAGAAAATTGATATTGTAGGACATATAATTTTCTGCCTTAAAAAAGGTTTTCTTTCAAATGCTTTCAGTTTTTTCTTCTGATGAGACCGTTGCTACGATATGGACTTTTTATCGATGAGATATTATTTATTACCAAAAAACATTATATTTTTTCAACGAAAACACTGTATTTTAGAAAACAATCATGTGATAATTTATTTCCTATAATCTTGATTATTATAATGTTAGTGATACATCTAATTACGGGCCATGCAGTTCGCTTCCATATAAGAAATGTTTCCAAGTCTGGTGAACGGAGTGGAATTTAATTTTTCTTCGTATCTAGAATATTTTGTTTCCCTTGTCCATTGAGGTTGCTTCCCCATCCATGTTTGGATTCCATTCTCCGTTTGTGCGTATAAAAGTCTGATGACAATGTGTCCCCTTTCAACCCTAACCCTATCACCGCCGCCTTTCCTACCCATTGCCCGCCCCATCTCCACTCTGTGATCGAAATGTTGTTGCACCGGCCTATAGCTTGCTGGCGGAATCGACTCGCGGATGAAAATGTGCAACCCCAGATGCCTTGGGGGCTACCTCTTCCCGCGCTTTACTAGCCATAGCCACGGACGTGTCCTCCTCCTATGGCTCTGCCCACAACAGATCTTGCGCCATCTTTCCCGTCACCATGCCGCCCACATTTCCGACGCGAGTGTTGGCACTCCCCCTCTAATGAAGAGGATACCTTCACCCTCCCACTCACTCTATCCTCCCTGTCCCCATTTATGCCGAGCCTGAGGACCCAATTTGGGTCATATTGGAGCTCTTCGCCCGCTGCCAGGGCTTCACCTCCTCCCTCCCCGACGACAAGCTGGAGGAGAAGCAGCAACGTGAGCTCAACCGCTCGCAAGCCGCTCGACTCCAACGGCGACCTTGATGGCCTCGACGAGGACGAGGAATAGACGACCTCGACTACTAGATAGTTGGCAACGTCGAATAGCAACATCACCTGCTTTTTTTATAACTTGGAAATGTCGCTTACTAACATTTTAAGTCACAATTATATGTAAATGAGGCTACTATTGGTCCTATTTTAAGATGATTTAAGTATTAATACGTTCTTTGCTCTTGATTAAGTTTTAGTCCTTGTTTGATTGCCTCCATTTAGAATTAGAAattccggacaaaagccaaaaaaaatgaaaaatgagaaATAAATATGGAGATTGTGCTATAATGACAACGGATTTGCGCGTCACCTTAAGTGCACTCCATACTCGGGTTGGACGCTTCGGATATGGCGATTGTGTTAGAGTTTCTCTAACACGAGACGCCCAAAGAATTGGGTTTATACAGGCTGCCAACCAAGCATCGTTTTCTTTCCGGAAGAAAGAAAGGCGGTCTCGCCTCCAGCCGCTATTCTCTGGCGGCTCCCCTCCGTTGACGACCTTGGTCGTGGGTCGTGAAAGGGGTCTCTGGATTCATGCGTGTGGATCGTTTTAAGAATTACTAGTAGTTTAGGTTTTTGGGTTGTTCATCGTCTTGGCTTCAGTGATGGCGACGGTTGCATTGAATAAAGAATCTTCATATCCTTTCGATACGTGTTGGGGTTGAATTTGAAAATAATATGTTCAAGTAAGGATGGTGTGGCGGCGACAACATCCTCTTGGTGGACTTTGTCCTTGGGTTCTGTCGTTGCGACGACATTTTCTCCAGCGCCGACGCAAAGCTTGGAAGGTAgcccaggagcagatgcagattatGGTATGCATCGGTGACATCTGGAACATGGTGGATTGTGTGTTGGGTTCATGGCATGCATTGTATGGTTCCCTCTTTCGATGTCTTAATTGTGTGGGGTGTCAGATTTAGAGTTCGATGGTCTGTCTAGTTTGTTGCTCCGGTCTGATTTGTTCAACGGTAATGGCTTCGCCTTTCGTGAGCCACCTTGAAGGCCCGCAAAGTTGCAAATCAGCGATGGAGCGGCGTCGAGCTcaggtgaggaggtgatccgtttTTTTCCTTTGATGACTGCTATGGTGGTGCCGGATGCAGGTGGTGAGAGTTCGTGCCAAGCTCAGGGGATTTTTCACTCTTGATTGCATTTCTCATGCTTATCTGGTGTTCCTTTATGCGAAGGCTAATGTTCTTTTTCACTTTTGCCATGTCCATGCCTACGTGACTTGTACTATGATCTTTATTATATAAATAAATGAGACATGTCCATGCAAAAAAGGGTTTATACTAGATACATTTTTCTCCTCCAGAATGGAGAAATATTTCATGCCAGTGCAAATATTCCACCTGAAACATACACCAACACTCGCTGACACCGACTATACGACTATAAATATTTGCAACACTGACTGACAGTACCAGCCACAGCCTGCCCGGTGGCCATTGCCACTCTGCTTTTGCCAAGGCGCCTCCTCTGATTTCTAGATGCATTTGGTGCTTGTTTATCTGAATCATTTTCAGTCACTTGAGACCCCGAATGTACTTGCGCGCGAATTACATCCCTGCAAACTTGGCTTCCTACTTGCACATGCTAGGAGACACCGTTGCGACGACGAGGACGCACGTCAGTCATGTGGCGGCCGTCGTGCTCTTGCTGCCCAGCAGCATCGCCGTGGCGGCCCTGATGTTGGAGGAGGGCTTTGCCGTCATCTGAACCGCTGCCATGCTCGCTCCTGACCCACCTGATCCACCAAATATCCATCTCCCTTGCACGCATTCCCGCCCGATGCCGCATTGACGTTGACCTAGAGCGGACGCGACATCTTACTGGTGCCGGCATTGAAGCGACGCGCCGGCCGAGAGCGCAGCTCTCGCTGTGTCCTTGGTGTCTGTACTTCTTCGCCGCCATGGCAGAGGACGAGCAGCCTGCCGGCTCCTGTGTCGGCGTTTCAGAAGGCACAAGAGGAGCAATGGTACAACATATTCCTTCTCAAGCAGCACCGATTGGCGGAGGACCAAATTTAAGGCGATCGCGCAAGCAAGGAGGCCGTGGCCGCCATGATCGCGGCGAACCCAAATTGAGCGGACGTTCTACGAGGTCGCGCATGCTCAACACGCCGCTCGCAGCGCAAAGGCGGCAAAGCCGGACATGGATGTGGCAGCACACACGCTGGCGGTACAGGCGGTCAAGGACGAGAATGCCAGAAGTTGCGCGTCCTACGTGTCGCTGTCCAACTTTTGGGGGTGCATGTGGCAGGTAGACGGTGACGGACCGTCCACGTTCATCGTCGACCTTACATCCAATGACACCAACGACGGACCTGTCGCTGACTCCtttgaggatgagtagggcatgggaggtggcAGGGCCTTGTGTGCCAAGTGGGCTGGTCTGTCTCTCACGTCCTATTCTTCCTTGCCGGAAACtgtaccttcacttcacgggtcttaacCCCATCCGGCACTCATGAAGACAATAGATGCATGACGTGGTTACTGATGCAGAATACCAAGAAAGTGGACTACGGGTGCCGTCGTAGGATAGGTTTAGGTCCGGCTGCTCCTTTTCATAATAAAATGTCCGAATGGTAATGAATGTGTTTTGGTTTACATGAAAATCCATTGGGTGTGTATGAATTACGTCTCTTTATTTAAACCTTATTTGAAATGTATGTGGGGAGCATTGGATGACCGGTTTCTGCATTTTGAGGTCAGCATGAAGATGCCCTTGTACAAGATGGTATTATATTTTCTCCTCCAGACCACAACGGAGAAATATGGCATGCAAGTACAAACATCCCACCTCAAGCACACGCCAAAACTCGCTGACACTGACTGCAACTACAAACATTTGCAACACTGACTGACTAGGGGCCAGCCTGCCCGGTGCCCATTGCTACTCTGCTTCTGTCATGGCGCCTCCTCTGTTTTCTAGATGCATTTGGTGCCTGTTCATCTGAATCCTCTTCGGCCCACTTCAGCCTCCAAGTGCATTTGCGCGCGAATTACAAGCCTGCGTACTTCGCTTCTTACTTGCACAGGTTGAGAGACACCGTTGCGACGACGAGGAGGCACGTCAGCGACGTGGCGGCCGTCGTGCTCTTGCTGCCGGGCATCACCGCCGTGGCGGCGCTGATGCTGCCGCCGTAGTCCGGAGGCGACATGGACCCGTAGATAGGAGGGGAGTTGTAGTAGCCGCCAGGACCAGGAGGAGAGTTGTAGGAGCCGCCGGGAGGGGATCCGTACGTCGGGTTCACCGGGGTCACCGGAGACGTCGTGTTCAGGACGGAAGCACCGGTGCTGCACGCCGTTCGTTGCATCGATCAGCCGAAGAAAACGGAAGAAATTATGGGTCTGCATGCACCATGCTTAGTTAGGAATTGATGGTTACCAACCTAGTGGATGGGTACTTGCAAGAGGTGGTGCTGGGATCGGTGCTGGTGAGGATGGCGGCGCCGGCGAAGTCGCAGCTGGTCTGGACGGGGTTCTTCTGGTAGTAGGAGTTGAAGGCGTAGGAGGCGTGGTCGCGGACGGTGTCCGGGTCGGCGCAGCTCCCGCCGGGCTGGATTGGCGAGCAGTCCGCGCCCTGCCCGCACGCGTAGTCCAGCGCCACCTGCAGCGCCGCCGCGCCCGCGCTCGGGCTCGCCACGCACCAGCTCCCCGCGCCAGCCGCGGCCGTTGGGTGCGCCAGCGTCGGCGCGGCGGTCGCCTCCGGCATCGGCGTCGGGTTCGCCAGCGGGACCGTCGCCAGCGGCGTCGTCACGTCCAGCTCCGGCATGTCACGCGCGCGCTCCAGCCTCACCGTGGCGGCCTGGGGGCGCGACGCGGCGCCGGTGTGCGCTCTCTGCTCGACGCCTCTCACCGCTGCACGAACCAATCAAACAAACTGAAATCAGCACGAGCAGCCGCACGAAATTCTTGGTCCGATCATCATTATTACATCATTAAGCGAGCAAAAGCAGAGTTTTGTTCTGAGAGTTCAACTAGATTTCTCGACAGAAAGCATCCGTTTGTCTGTTGCTATGACCCGACAC
The sequence above is a segment of the Triticum dicoccoides isolate Atlit2015 ecotype Zavitan chromosome 1A, WEW_v2.0, whole genome shotgun sequence genome. Coding sequences within it:
- the LOC119293716 gene encoding major pollen allergen Ole e 10-like isoform X2; its protein translation is MPELDVTTPLATVPLANPTPMPEATAAPTLAHPTAAAGAGSWCVASPSAGAAALQVALDYACGQGADCSPIQPGGSCADPDTVRDHASYAFNSYYQKNPVQTSCDFAGAAILTSTDPSTTSCKYPSTSTGASVLNTTSPVTPVNPTYGSPPGGSYNSPPGPGGYYNSPPIYGSMSPPDYGGSISAATAVMPGSKSTTAATSLTCLLVVATVSLNLCK
- the LOC119293716 gene encoding PLASMODESMATA CALLOSE-BINDING PROTEIN 2-like isoform X1, which codes for MGIGPVHHCLASLLVLLPLLCCHAVRGVEQRAHTGAASRPQAATVRLERARDMPELDVTTPLATVPLANPTPMPEATAAPTLAHPTAAAGAGSWCVASPSAGAAALQVALDYACGQGADCSPIQPGGSCADPDTVRDHASYAFNSYYQKNPVQTSCDFAGAAILTSTDPSTTSCKYPSTSTGASVLNTTSPVTPVNPTYGSPPGGSYNSPPGPGGYYNSPPIYGSMSPPDYGGSISAATAVMPGSKSTTAATSLTCLLVVATVSLNLCK